Proteins from a genomic interval of Spiroplasma diminutum CUAS-1:
- the scpB gene encoding SMC-Scp complex subunit ScpB, translating to MDNNKKMAIIEGLLFVNGDEGTTIEDLQFILEDISQDEIEVLIDDLSHKYKNDSSSGLDIQKFAKNKFRMITKKENAEFYTKLANVKTESKLSTASIETLSIIAYKGPISRTNVEDIRGVNCETIFYKLKLRNLIEEAGKSQEIGKPMLYRVTEDFLKYFNLNSLDELPELKETIKEEKDIFNRGA from the coding sequence ATGGATAACAATAAAAAAATGGCTATTATTGAAGGATTATTATTTGTTAATGGCGATGAAGGAACAACAATTGAAGACTTACAATTTATATTAGAAGATATAAGTCAAGATGAAATTGAAGTACTAATTGATGATTTAAGTCATAAATATAAAAATGATTCATCATCAGGATTAGATATTCAAAAATTTGCAAAAAATAAATTTAGAATGATCACAAAAAAAGAAAATGCTGAATTTTATACTAAACTTGCTAATGTAAAAACAGAATCAAAACTTTCAACTGCAAGTATTGAAACATTATCTATAATTGCTTATAAAGGACCAATCTCAAGGACTAATGTTGAAGACATTAGAGGAGTTAATTGTGAAACAATTTTTTATAAATTAAAATTAAGAAATTTAATTGAAGAAGCTGGTAAATCGCAAGAAATTGGTAAACCAATGTTATACAGAGTTACAGAAGACTTTTTAAAGTACTTTAATCTAAATAGTTTGGATGAATTACCAGAATTAAAAGAAACAATAAAAGAAGAAAAAGATATCTTCAATAGAGGTGCATAA